ACAGCCATCTGAGAGATCGTATCTGTACTTAAAATAAATTCATCGATGTCGACATGAACAAAATTCTCCACATTGCTGCGGTCTTTCACTTCCACGATTGTATAAATCTCCTCATAATACCGTTCAATCGTAGTGGCGATTAACAGCGTTTTCCCATCAACATAGGAGGCATCTTGAATAAAATTGCCAAAGTCGGTGACTTCGTTTGCAAAAACAAATACCGCTTTTGCTTCTTTTAGGTTTGCTTGTTCAAGCGTGGACTGTTGAATAGGATTTCCTTGCACATAATGAACCCGTTCATGAGAAAGCGGTGTTGTATCGAGCTGATCAATTAATACAATTTGTACTTCGGGATCACTATGTAAAATTTCCTGGATGGCTAATTTCGCATTGGTACTCCAATCAATAATGACAAAATGGTTCGCTCCGGTAAAATCCATTTTCCCCTGCTCCTTTCTTCGTTGAAAGAGAAAGATTTGATCGACTACTTTACTGATGACGATAGAAATAAGACCGATTCCAAAGATGTAGAGCCCCATCGCTAAAATTTTCCCAGCAGCGCTCACTGGAGAAAAATCTCCATATCCTACGGTCGTCACCGTCGTCATCACCCACCAAAATCCGTTAAAAGGATTTTCGAAAGTATCTGGTTCCAATACGTAAATAAGGATCGAGCTGATGCCGATAAGAAAAAGAGAGGTTAAAAAAACCAATCTATTGCTGACAGAGATTAACTTGTAAAATAACCTTTGAAAAATAACCATTCTTGACCCCCATTTGCATAACTCTTTAGACAAGCTAAAATTTATCATAACAGGATTGAAGGGAATATTCGACTGCAGCTAAAGAAAGACCCAAGCTGAATTTGCTTGGATGTTACATGTTACAGTTTAAATTTCTTTATTAAATCGTTTAATTTCTCTGCCATTTGAGAAAGGGATTCGGCGTTTCCTGCCTCCCGCTTCTTTTTTAGGTATAGTCTCGTGGGTAACAAGAACTAAAAACCTAACTCATCTTTTATACCACTTTTAGGTATAAAATATCATATAATAATTTATGAAATATAAATTAAAACGTTAGCATCCCTATTTTTGCAGCGTTATCCTTTCTTATATAATCAAAGGAAATTGTTGTCATGTCTATTGCTAGTTTCCCTGCGCTGTAATATACTTACGAAAGACCTACAGACAAAAGGAGGAAGGCAGGCCACGATGAAAAAAAAAGCTCACCGCCCTGGCATTAGCGGCATTTGTAAGCATAGGAGGATTAGGTCCTCAGGCGCATGCGGCCAATTCATTTAAAGATATTTCGGAAGACTTTTGGGGTTATGAGGACATTTCAAATCTGACTGAACAAGAAATTATTAATGGTTACTCCGACGATACATACCGACCGAACCAATCCTTAACAAGAGCCCAAAGCGCTATGATTATTGGGAGAACGTTAGAAGCAGACGTACAACAACAAAACGAACATCATTTCTTAGATGTAAGTGCCGAAACAAGCGGCTCAGACTATATTCATACACTTACCAATGAAGGAATATTTGCAAAGTCCGATCATTTCCACCCTCAAAATCCATTAACCCGCGCTCAAATGGCAAAAATTGTGGTACTTGCTTTCGAGTTAGACGGCAGCAGCAACAAAACGTTTGACGACGTCGGCACCGATCACTGGGCTGCTGATTATATAAATACCCTTGTAGCTGCCGGCATTACAACAGGAACGTCTGACAAAACATACAGTCCAAATGATTCCATTAACCGCGGACAAATGGCTGTTTTTATCAATCGGACACTAGATTACTTGGAAGAACAGCCAACAGGCGGCGGCCTGGAGATTGATGATATTATTATAGATTAAGATATCCTAGAAGGATAAACATTTATCAAGTAGATTTATTATTAGGTCAGCCAGTTAATAATTCTGGTTGACCTTTTTTATAGACTATATTTTGAAAGCAGCGTGTGGAGAAATAGGTCTAGTTGACCCTTAAATATGTACAACAAGTGAAGGTATGATTCTACAATTATGCAACAGCATTAAATACAACATACGATGTTTAAAAGTTAGAATTTATATATAAAATGTTTTGAAATGAATACAGCACCAAAGATTATATTTCAAACAAATCCTAAT
This DNA window, taken from Alteribacillus bidgolensis, encodes the following:
- a CDS encoding S-layer homology domain-containing protein, producing MIIGRTLEADVQQQNEHHFLDVSAETSGSDYIHTLTNEGIFAKSDHFHPQNPLTRAQMAKIVVLAFELDGSSNKTFDDVGTDHWAADYINTLVAAGITTGTSDKTYSPNDSINRGQMAVFINRTLDYLEEQPTGGGLEIDDIIID
- a CDS encoding ion channel yields the protein MVIFQRLFYKLISVSNRLVFLTSLFLIGISSILIYVLEPDTFENPFNGFWWVMTTVTTVGYGDFSPVSAAGKILAMGLYIFGIGLISIVISKVVDQIFLFQRRKEQGKMDFTGANHFVIIDWSTNAKLAIQEILHSDPEVQIVLIDQLDTTPLSHERVHYVQGNPIQQSTLEQANLKEAKAVFVFANEVTDFGNFIQDASYVDGKTLLIATTIERYYEEIYTIVEVKDRSNVENFVHVDIDEFILSTDTISQMAVRSAFHPGSSRIVSQLLSKQHGDDLYEIKKRPHWSTYRDAFNELLKEGATLVSNGEKLNINRQLDREIPDDARLFVICDEETYKRVK